One genomic segment of Salminus brasiliensis chromosome 6, fSalBra1.hap2, whole genome shotgun sequence includes these proteins:
- the ccdc92 gene encoding coiled-coil domain-containing protein 92, producing the protein MASENVTLENQLHSAQKNLLFLQQDHASTLKGLHAEIRRLQQHCTDLTYELTVRSSDPNDSGEARCRELQRRCEELEAQLKAKEQENAELLRDLEQKNAMISVLENTIREREKKYLDELKLKSHRLAVLSGELEQRASTIAYLTSQLHATKKRLLASSSSGPSPAVSPIGSFKPAPPPDPPANAPDSRQPDTPRRRMRKSLSQPLHSEYTELYRLGAAEGRRVVLRDAMDAMPDPTPFLQAREPPANSVAEAQPLLRERPPVIPPISSQSTPSAPSSPAHHPASPSPRGSPARDGRNRGPAHIGVAHRINRSPSAGDGAARAQAEVETLAVDQVSAEKVVRKRSGTDRTV; encoded by the exons ATGGCCTCGGAGAATGTGACCTTGGAGAATCAGCTCCACAGCGCCCAGAAGAACCTGCTGTTTCTGCAGCAAGACCACGCCAGCACACTGAAAGGCCTTCACGCAGAGATACGCCGACTGCAGCAACACtgtacag aCCTGACATACGAGCTAACAGTCAGGAGCTCTGATCCAAATG ACAGTGGCGAGGCGCGGTGCAGGGAGCTGCAGCGGCGCTGTGAGGAGCTGGAGGCTCAGCTGAAGGCCAAAGAGCAGGAGAACGCAGAGCTGCTGCGCGACCTGGAGCAGAAGAATGCCATGATCTCCGTGCTGGAGAACACCATCCGCGAGCGCGAGAAGAAGTATCTGGacgagctgaagctgaaaagccATCGGCTGGCTGTGCTGTCCGGCGAGCTAGAGCAGAGAGCCAGCACCATCGCCTACCTCACCTCGCAGCTCCACGCCACTAAAAAGAGGCTGCTGGCCAGCAGCTCGTCCGGTCCAAGCCCGGCGGTCAGCCCCATTGGCTCTTTCAAGCCTGCCCCGCCCCCTGACCCACCCGCTAACGCCCCGGACAGCCGGCAGCCGGACACTCCACGCAGGCGCATGCGCAAAAGCCTGTCTCAGCCTCTGCACTCTGAGTACACCGAGCTCTACCGGCTCGGGGCGGCCGAAGGGCGCAGGGTCGTCCTGAGAGACGCGATGGACGCCATGCCTGACCCCACCCCGTTCCTGCAGGCCCGGGAGCCTCCCGCAAATTCAGTAGCTGAAGCACAGCCCTTGCTACGGGAACGTCCCCCAGTAATCCCGCCCATCTCGTCCCAATCCACTCCCTCAGCCCCATCAAGCCCCGCCCACCACCCAGCATCCCCGAGCCCCAGGGGCAGCCCGGCGCGGGACGGGCGGAATAGAGGCCCCGCTCACATAGGCGTGGCCCACAGGATCAACCGCTCACCCTCAGCTGGGGATGGGGCAGCCAGGGCCCAGGCGGAGGTGGAGACGCTTGCTGTGGATCAGGTCAGCGCCGAGAAGGTGGTCCGCAAACGCTCGGGCACCGATAGGACTGTTTAA